The following are encoded together in the Vigna angularis cultivar LongXiaoDou No.4 chromosome 9, ASM1680809v1, whole genome shotgun sequence genome:
- the LOC108318906 gene encoding pentatricopeptide repeat-containing protein At4g01030, mitochondrial — MTLCIALHRHSFMDNLVQPFHHLNPYFVQNPQTHMQPRSHSPTSVSLGISEPQLVSSPQFSSPKFSPFFHPLDNLSELKTLNSVREFHAQMVKLPKRRSSVTMDGSMMKSYLEFGDFVSATKVFFVGFSRNYLLWNSFLEEFSSFGGDSHEILEVFKELQNKGVEFDSKALTVVLKICLSLMELWLGMEVHACLVKRGFHVDVHLSCALINLYEKCLGIDRANQVFDETPLQEDFLWNTSIMANLRSERWEKALELFRRMQFASAIATDGTMVKLLQACGKLRALNEGKQLHGYVIKFGRLSNTSICNSVVSMYSRNNRLDLARAVFDSMEDHNLASWNSIISSYAVNGCLNGAWDILQKMESSSITPDIITWNSILSGHLLQGSYEMVLTSFRSLQNANFKPDSCSITSALQAVIELGCFNLGKEIHGYIMRSNLDYDAYVCTSLVDMYIKNISLDKAEVVFHHSKNKNICAWNSLISGYTYKGLFNNAENLLKQMEGEGIKPDLVTWNSLISGYSMWGHSEEALALMNRIKSLGLTPNVVSWTAMISGCCQNENYMDALQFFIQMQEENVKPNSTTICSLLRACAGPSLLKKGEEIHCFCMRHGFVDDIYVATALIDMYSKGGKLRVAREVFRKIKEKTLPCWNCMMMGYAIYGRGEEVFTLFDSMCKTGIIPDAITFTVLLSACKNSGLVMEGWKHFDSMKTHYNITPTIEHYSCMVDLLGKAGFLDEALDFIHAMPQKADASIWGALLSACRIHKDLKIAEIAARNLLRLEPYNSANCVLMMNIYSSFERWGDVERLKDSMTAMGMKIPNVWSWTQVRQTIHVFSTEGEPHPEEGEIYFELYQLVSEIRKLGYVPVTHCVLQNIDEKEKEKVLLSHTEKLAMTYGLIKTSDGSPIRVVKNTRICQDCHTAAKYISLARKREIFLRDGGRFHHFMNGECSCNDLW, encoded by the coding sequence ATGACACTTTGCATCGCCCTTCATAGACATAGTTTTATGGATAATCTAGTACAACCTTTTCACCATCTCAATCCTTATTTTGTTCAGAATCCACAAACCCACATGCAACCCAGAAGCCATTCACCCACTTCAGTTTCTCTTGGAATCTCAGAACCCCAGCTAGTTTCTTCTCCTCAATTTTCCTCACCAAAATTCTCTCCATTCTTTCACCCTTTGGATAACTTGAGTGAGTTGAAGACTTTGAATTCTGTGAGGGAATTCCATGCCCAGATGGTCAAATTGCCAAAAAGAAGGAGCTCAGTCACAATGGATGGAAGCATGATGAAAAGCTACTTGGAATTTGGAGACTTTGTGTCAGCAACAAAGGTTTTCTTTGTGGGTTTTTCAAGGAATTACCTTTTATGGAATTCTTTTCTGGAGGAGTTTTCTAGTTTTGGAGGTGACTCACATGAGATTCTGGAGGTGTTTAAGGAATTGCAAAATAAAGGAGTAGAATTTGACAGCAAAGCTCTCACTGTTGTTCTGAAAATTTGTTTGTCTTTGATGGAGTTGTGGCTTGGGATGGAAGTTCATGCTTGTTTGGTTAAGAGAGGCTTCCATGTTGATGTACATTTGAGTTGTGCATTGATCAATCTCTACGAGAAGTGCTTGGGAATAGATAGGGCAAACCAAGTGTTTGATGAGACACCACTTCAAGAAGATTTCTTGTGGAATACAAGTATTATGGCAAACTTGAGGAGTGAGAGGTGGGAGAAGGCCTTAGAGCTGTTCCGTCGAATGCAATTTGCTTCTGCCATAGCCACTGATGGCACCATGGTCAAACTGCTGCAAGCATGTGGAAAGTTGAGAGCTCTCAACGAAGGGAAGCAGCTTCATGGGTATGTTATAAAATTTGGAAGATTGTCAAATACTTCAATTTGCAATTCTGTAGTTAGCATGTACTCTAGGAACAATAGACTTGACCTAGCTAGAGCAGTTTTTGATTCAATGGAGGATCATAACCTGGCATCTTGGAACTCAATAATTTCAAGTTATGCAGTAAATGGCTGTTTGAATGGTGCGTGGGATATCCTCCAAAAAATGGAGTCTTCCAGCATCACACCAGACATTATAACTTGGAATTCTATTTTGTCTGGCCATCTTCTTCAGGGATCATATGAAATGGTTCTCACCAGTTTCCGGAGCCTGCAAAATGCCAACTTCAAGCCAGATTCATGTTCAATAACTAGTGCTCTGCAAGCAGTTATTGAACTGGGTTGCTTTAATCTTGGGAAAGAAATCCATGGCTACATAATGAGAAGTAACCTTGACTATGATGCCTATGTTTGTACTTCTTTAGTGGATATGTATATTAAGAATATTTCCTTAGATAAAGCTGAAGTAGTGTTTCATCATTCgaagaacaaaaatatttgtgcttGGAATTCATTGATATCAGGTTACACCTACAAGGGCTTATTTAACAATGCGGAAAATCTATTGAAACAGATGGAGGGAGAAGGGATAAAACCTGATTTGGTGACATGGAATAGTTTGATTTCAGGTTATTCAATGTGGGGCCACAGTGAGGAAGCTTTGGCCTTGATGAATAGGATCAAGAGTTTGGGATTAACTCCTAACGTGGTGTCCTGGACTGCTATGATATCAGGCTGCTGTCAAAATGAGAACTACATGGATGCCCTGCAGTTTTTCATCCAAATGCAAGAAGAAAATGTAAAACCTAACTCCACAACCATTTGCAGCTTACTCCGGGCATGTGCTGGACCATCACTGTTGAAGAAAGGTGAAGAGATACACTGCTTTTGTATGAGACATGGGTTTGTGGATGACATATATGTGGCCACAGCCCTTATTGACATGTATAGTAAGGGAGGAAAATTAAGAGTAGCCCGTGAGGTTTTCAGGAAAATAAAGGAGAAAACACTACCATGTTGGAATTGCATGATGATGGGATATGCTATTTATGGCCGTGGTGAAGAGGTATTTACACTTTTTGACAGCATGTGCAAAACAGGTATCATACCTGATGCTATAACCTTCACCGTTCTTCTATCTGCCTGCAAGAATTCAGGTTTAGTCATGGAAGGGTGGAAGCATTTTGACAGCATGAAGACACACTACAATATTACTCCAACAATTGAGCACTATTCATGCATGGTAGATCTTCTTGGAAAAGCTGGCTTTCTTGATGAAGCTTTGGATTTCATCCACGCCATGCCTCAAAAAGCAGATGCTAGTATTTGGGGTGCTCTTCTTTCAGCCTGCAGAATTCACAAAGACCTTAAGATAGCAGAGATTGCAGCAAGGAATCTTTTGAGGCTGGAGCCATATAACTCTGCTAACTGTGTACTGATGATGAACATATATTCCAGTTTTGAGAGATGGGGGGACGTGGAGCGTCTTAAGGACTCAATGACTGCCATGGGGATGAAAATTCCAAATGTTTGGAGTTGGACACAAGTTAGGCAAACTATTCATGTGTTCTCCACTGAAGGGGAACCACATCCAGAAGAAGgagaaatatattttgagtTATATCAGTTAGTCTCCGAGATAAGAAAGCTGGGATATGTACCTGTTACACATTGTGTACTTCAGAACATTgatgagaaggagaaggaaaaggttCTGCTCAGTCACACAGAGAAGTTGGCAATGACATATGGATTGATTAAAACTAGCGATGGATCTCCCATCAGGGTAGTGAAGAACACAAGAATTTGTCAAGACTGTCACACAGCAGCAAAGTACATTTCTCTGGCTCGGAAACGCGAGATTTTCCTCAGAGACGGTGGCCGTTTCCACCATTTCATGAATGGAGAATGCTCATGCAATGATCTTTGGTAA
- the LOC108318900 gene encoding abscisic acid receptor PYL9 has protein sequence MMNGDSRSALEAQYIRRHHKHELRENQCTSALVKHIKAPVHLVWSLVRRFDQPQKYKPFVSRCIMQGDLGIGSVREVNVKSGLPATTSTERLEQLDDEEHILGIRIVGGDHRLRNYSSIITVHPEVIEGRPGTMVIESFVVDVPDGNTKDETCYFVEALIRCNLSSLADVSERMAVQGRTDPINH, from the exons atgatgaacgGTGACTCTCGCAGTGCTCTTGAGGCACAGTACATAAGGAGACATCACAAACATGAACTAAGGGAAAACCAGTGCACTTCTGCTCTTGTTAAACACATCAAAGCCCCTGTTCACCTT GTGTGGTCGCTGGTTAGAAGATTTGATCAACCCCAGAAATATAAACCATTTGTTAGCAGATGTATCATGCAAGGAGACCTTGGCATTGGAAGTGTTAGAGAAGTGAATGTTAAATCTGGCCTTCCAGCCACAACAAGTACTGAGAGGTTGGAACAACTTGATGATGAGGAGCACATTCTTGGCATTAGGATTGTTGGAGGTGACCATAGGCTGAGG AACTATTCTTCCATAATAACAGTGCATCCAGAGGTGATTGAGGGAAGACCTGGAACAATGGTGATTGAATCATTTGTGGTGGATGTGCCTGATGGAAACACTAAGGATGAAACTTGCTACTTTGTGGAGGCTTTGATCAGGTGTAACCTAAGCTCTCTTGCTGATGTCTCAGAGAGGATGGCAGTTCAAGGCCGAACCGATCCCATCAACCATTAA